The Deltaproteobacteria bacterium region AAGGTGGACCCGGCCGACCCCTCCGCGCGCCGCAAGCCGCCGCCGCAGGCCCAGCAGCAGCCGGATCCGTTCGCCAGCTTCTTCGGCGGGCAGAACCCGTTCGCGGGCATGCCCGGCAACGACGACGACGACAACCCGCAGGATCCCTTCGGCGGCATGTTCGGCGAGGGCGGCCCGCCGCGCGACTCGGACCTGTTCCTGCGCGCCACCGTGGACAAGAAGCAGGCCTACCTGGGCGAGCAGGTCACGTATTCGATATATCTATTTGCCCGCGTCGACGTGAGCCGGGTGGACAACCCCAAGCTCCCCAAGCTCGACGCCTTCTGGGCCGAAGACCTCGAGAGCCCCACCAACATCACCGGCGATGTGCGCACCGTGAACGGCGTGCCGTACCGCGTGTACCTGCTCAAGCGGCGCGCGCTGTTCCCGCTCAAGGCCGGCAAGCAGACCATCGATCCCGTCGAGGTGGACGTGATCACCGGCCTCTCGCTCTTCGGCAACGGGCACACCGCGCACCGCGCGGCGCAGGCGCTGGAATTGAACGTGCTGCCCCTGCCCGCGGGAGCGCCGGCCGGCTTCGCGACCACCGATGTCGGCCAGTGGCGGCTGAACCTCGCGGTGCAGGGCTCGAGCCCGGGCGCTGCGGTGCCCGCCGCCGTGGGCCAGCCGGTGACCATCGACCTCACCCTCGACGGCCTGGGCAACCTGCGCAACCTCGCGGTCCCCAAGCTGCCATCCGTGCGCGGCTTGCACGTGTATGACCCGACCACCACCGACAAGGTCACGGTGGTGAAGAACCGCTTCGGCGGCAAGCGGACGCTCGAGTACATCGTGATGCCCGAGCAGACCGGCCACTTCGAGATCCCGGCCGTCACCTTCCCGTACTTCAACCCGCAGACCGCGAAGTACGAGACCGCGAGCGCAGGTCCCGTGCAGATCGACGTGGGCGCGGCGTTGGCCGGCGCAGGCGCGACCGGCGGCAACGGCGCGGTCGCCGCGAATCCATCTGCGGGGCAGAACGTGCTCGGCGCGAACCTCTCGCGGCCGATTCACACCCGCGCCGCGCTGGCCGAAGCAGGGTTGCCGTTGTGGACGCGGCCGTACTTCGCGCCGTTCCTGCTCGCGCCGTTCGCGCTGCTGCTCGGTGGCGCCGCGGTGCGCGGCGTCCGCAGCCGCTCGGGCCAGGAGGATCCGCGCAAGCGCGTCCGCTCCGCCCAGGCGCGCGCACGCAAGCGCTTCAAGGCCGCCGACGCGCTCCTCGAGAAGGGCGATGCGGGCGCGTACTACGGCGCCGTCTCCAAGGGCCTGTTCGACTACCTCACCGACAAGCTCGGCTTCGCCGCCGCGGGCCTCACCCGCGATGAGCTCGTGCGCCGCTTGACCCAGGCCGGTGCCAAGGACGAGAGCGTGAAGGCGGTGGGCGCCGTGCTCGACGCCTGCGACCTCGGCCGCTTCGCGCCAGGCTCTGCGGCCGGTCGGCGCGAGGTGCTGGAGCAGGCGTCGGACGCGGTGGCCGCGCTCGAGGACCAGAAGCTCAAGCCGCTTGCCCCGGAGGCGCGCGCATGAAGGCCCTCCTGCTCGCCCTGAGCCTTTGCGCCGCGCACCGCTACTCGCAGGCGGACGCGCAGCAGCTCTTCGACGCCGCCAACGCTGCCTACTTCAAGGGCGACTACGACGCGGCCGTGTCGCAGTACCAGAAGCTCGCCGAGGACGGCTGGTCGAGCGCGGACCTCGACTATAACCTGGGCACGGCGCTGCTCGCGCAGGGAAAGCTCGGGCAGTCGATCCTGGCGCTGGAGCGCGCGCGGCGGCTCGCGCCCGCCGACGAGGACGTCGCCGCGAACCTGGAGCGCGCGCGTCACGAGCTGGTGGACAAGGTCGCCGGCGCGGGCGAGGAGCCCTTCGTCGCGCGCGTGGCCGCGATCCTGCCCGTGGCCCTCGTCGGCTGGGCCTTTGTGGCTGCGTGGGCGTGCTTCTGGCTGGGCTTCTTTGGCCGACGCTGGGCCAAGGGCGCGGCGACGGCCCTGGCCACGCTCGGCGCGCTGGCGGCCGTGGCCTCGGGCGCGCTGCTCGGGGTGCAGTGGTACGAGCGCGAGCAGATGCACGAGGCCGTCGTGATTGGCCAGACCGTGCCCGCGCGCGAAGGCCCCAACGGCTCGAGCAAGGTCAGCTTCGAGCTCCACGAGGGCACCGAGCTGCGCATCATCGACCGCGAAGGCAGCTTCCTGCGCGTGCGCCTGCGCAATGGGCTCGAAGGCTGGGCCGACGCGACCGGCGTCGAAGAGATCTGACCCAATCGTTGACCGTGGGTCGTGGGTCGTGGGTCGTTCGGCGGCCGCATCTTGGACACACCCGCTTGGGCGCTCGTCGGATCCTCGAACGGTCCACGACCCACGACCCACGTCCCGCGATCGCGTGTCAGAGGTGATCCTTCGAGCTGAACGTGTTACTCCGGGACCGCCAGTTCGGGACTGAGGGATGATCGAGCTCGTCGACGTCCAGAAGGTGTACCGCCGCGGCCAGAGCGAGGTGCACGCCCTGCGCGGCGTGAACCTCACCGTCCCCGACGGCCAGTTCCTCTCCATCATGGGCCCCTCCGGCTCGGGCAAGAGCACCCTGCTCAACGTGCTCGGCGCGCTCGACGTCCCTTCGACCGGAAAGATCCGCATCGAGGGCAAGGAGCTGGAGAAGCTCGACGACAAGGCGCTCAGCATCTTCCGCCGCGACCGCATCGGCTTCGTGTTCCAGTTCTTCAACCTCTTGCCCACGCTCACCGCCATCGAGAACGTGATGCTGCCCTCGCTGCTCGCAGGCGCGCCGCGGCAGGCCATCGCAGCGCGGGCGCAGGAGCTGCTCGAGCGCGTGGGCCTGGGCAAGCGCATGCAGCACCGCCCGGACGAGCTCTCCGGCGGCGAGATGCAGCGCGTGGCCGTGGCGCGCGCCCTCTCGACCAAGCCCGCCTTGCTGCTCGCCGACGAGCCCACCGGCAACCTCGACTCCACCGCGTCGCGCGAGATCCTGGGGCTGATCCGCGAGGTGACCCGCGAGCGCCAGGTGACGGTGGTGATGGTGACCCACGATCCGCAGGCCGCGCAGGTGGGCGACCGCCTGGTGCGCTTCGCCGACGGCCGGGTGGTGAGCGACGAGGCCGTGGCCCCGCTCGCGGCGGTGAGCGCCGGAGGCCACTAGATGGCCCAGCCCTCTCTCTTCGTTCGCTGGCTGCGCACCACGGCGCTGCTGATCACGCTCATGGGCGCTGGCGCCGTGGCGTTCTTCCTCCTGCACGGCCGCCGCGGTCAGGTCGACGCGCTCTTTCGCATGCTGCCCGCGGACACCGGGAACGTGGTCGTGGTCCAGCACCTGGACGCGCTGCTCACGGCCCTGAACCACGCGGTCGAATCGCCCGACGGTCCGCAGGAGCTCAAGGACCTGCAGCACGACGTTCGCACGCGCTCCGTGGCCCAGCTCGGCTTCGACGCCACCCGACCCGAGGGCTGGCAGAAGGCCGGCGTGGACCTCGGCGGCGCGTTCGCGCTCGCGTCCTCGGGCAAGCCGGACGACCCCTTCGCCTTCAGCTACCTCCCCGTCTCGGATCCGACGGCGGCGGCCGCGCTCTTCAAGCGCTCGCTCTCCAATGCCGGCGCCACCGTCGAGGACGACGAGGGCAACGGGCTGCACGTCTTCCGCGTGCGCTGGCCGTCCAACGTGGACAACGAGCCCTATCCGCCGCGCGCGTTCGCGTTCCAGGGCGGCTACGCGATCGTGGTGGGCGCCACGGGCAAGGCCGACGCCGAGACCGCGCTTCGCAAGCAGCTCGCGGGTCACGGCCTGGGCAGCGAGCAGTCGTTCCGTGCGGTGCGCGCTGCCGTGGGAGAGCCGTGGATCGCCTTCGCGTACGCCTCGCCCGCGCTGGTGAAGCAACAGCTCGCGGCGCAGCAGGCCGAATCGTCGATCGGGCCGGCCGCAGGGGGTGGCGTGGGCGGCGCGCTGGAGCTCTCCGACGAGAAGCTCGAGCTCCGCGTGCGCGCGCTCAGCGAGGGCACGCCGCTGCCGGTGCCGCTGACCGAGCCGCATCCGACGAACGATCACGTGTCGGGCGTGGAGCCGCTGCTGGCCGGTCGGATCAGCATGGATCCGAAGGCCGTCGTGGCGCGGATGAAGATGGATCCGGCGGGCCAGGAGGACCTCGCCAATGCGCACGACGCGCTCGCTCCGCTGGGCGTGGACTTCGAGAAGGACCTCGTGCCCGCGCTCGACGGGCAGCTCACCCTGGGGCTGGTCGCCCCCGAGAAGAACGAGACCTCGCTCGTGGATCTGGTGGCCGTGGTCGGCGCGAAGGACGCGCCCGTGCTGCTCAAGAAGCTCGCGCCCAGTCTGCTGCCGCTGGGCTTCCTGCCGGGCAATGACGGCTGGCTGAGCGGTCCGGGCATGGAGGTCGGCGCGACCAACGACGCGTTCCTGCTCCTCGGCGCCTCGCCGACGCGCCGGGCCGCGTGGAAGAAGGCCGTGGCCGCAGGCGGTCCACCGCTCTGGGCCGCGCTCCCCACCGAGCCGCGCCAGAGCTTCGAGCATGGGCCCGCGCTGTACGCCTGGGCGGATCTCGAGCGCGCCGCGGAGATCGTGGCCCACTCGGGCGCGCCCGGCTCGGTGCAGGGCGCCCGGGTGCTGCGCGCGATGCAGTCGGCCTCGCTGGGGCTCGACGCGCGCGACGGCATCATCCGCCTCGACGCCGACCTCTACCCGCCCGCTGGCGGTTTCTCCCGCGCCTTCTCCAACTCCCCCGACGCCGGCCGCTGACCCGAGCTCCCCATGCTCCGCCTCTTCCGCCTGGTCTCGCTGCGGCACTTCACCCTGAGCCCGCTGCGCACCGCGCTCACCGTGGTGGGCGTGGCCGTGGGCGTGGCGGTGATGGTGGCCATCGCCGCGGTGAACCGCGCCGTGCTCGAGTCGTTCCGGAGCATGGTGGACACGGTGTCGGGCAAGGCGGATCTCTCGATCGCGCTCTCCAAGGACCGCTTCGACGACGCGCTGCTCGACAAGGTCGCCACCGTGCCCGGCGTGGCGCACTCGGCGGGCTCGCTGAGCTTCACCTTCGCCGTGCAGGGCCAGCCCGGCGAGGCGCTGTACGTGCTCTGCACCAACTTCACCGACGACGGCTTCTTCCGGAACCTGCGCAGCGCCGCGGGCCAGCCCAAGCTCGGCGACGTGGTGAGCTTCCTCAACTCCACCGACGAGCTCCTGCTCAGCGAGCGCTACGCCCACGAGCACGGCATCAAGACCGGCGACAAGATAAATCTCGTGACGCCCAAGGGCGTGCGGCCGTTCAACGTGCGCGCGCTCCTCGACGACTCCGGCCCGGCGACGGCGTTCGGCGGCTCGTTCGCGGTGATGGACCTCTACGCCGCCGAGGCCGCCTTCGACCTCGACCACTTGATCGATCGCATCGACATCGCCGTGAAGCCCGGCGAGGACATCGACGCCGTGAAGGCGCGACTGCAGGCCGTCACCGGCCCGGCCTATGAAGTCGAGCGCCCCGAGCGCCGCGGCGGCAGCGTGCAGAAGATGCTCATGAGCTTCCAGCTCGGGCTGAACATGGGCTCGGCGCTGGCGCTGCTGGTGGGAATCTTCCTCGTCTACAACACGATCTCGATTGGCGTGGTGCAGCGGCGCCGCGAGATCGGCACCCTGCGCGCGCTCGGCGCCAGCGGCAACTTGATGCGCGGCCTGTTCACGCTCGAGGCCGCGCTGCTGGGCACGGTGGGCTCGGCGCTGGGCATTCCCCTTGGCTGGGTCATCGGCAGCAAGGCCATCGCGGGCGTGAGCGACGCCATCTCGTCGATCTACATCCAGGTGCACGCCACCGACGTGCGGCTCGCGCACATGGACGTGGCCGTGGCCATGGCGTCGGGAATCCTCGGCTCGTGCTTCGCGGCGTTCCGGCCCGCGAGCGCCGCCGCGAACGTGCAGCCCGTCGAGGCCATGCGCCGCGACGTGAGCCTCTCCACCCAGAGCGCCAGCCAGGACCGCTTCCAGATCCTCTTGGGCATTGGCCTGCTGGTGCTCGCGTGCGGGCTCGTCTACCTGCCGCCGCCCACCGAGAACTTCCCGCTCGGCGGCTACCTGGCCATCTTCGCGGTGCTGATGGGCATGACCTCGCTCACGCCGCCCATCATCCGCCGTTCGCGCGCGCTCCTCATGCCGCCCGCGCAGGCGCTGGCCGGCGTGCCCGGACGCCTCGCCGCCGACAACTTCTCGCGCGCGCCGGGCCGCTCGGCGGTGCCGGTGGCGGCGCTGTCGATCGGCATCGCGATGACCATCGCCGTGGGCGGCTTCATCGGCAGCTTCAAGGTCGCCACCCAGCGCTGGCTGCGCGCCAACGTGCCCAGCGATCTCTTCGTCACCAGCTCGTACAAGGTCGCGGGCGTGCGCAACGTGCCCATGCCCGAGGCCATCGCCAAGGACATCGACACCATCCCCGGCGTGAGCGCCACCGACCGCGTGCGCCTGCTGCAGCACGACTTCTCCGGGCTGCGCATCTTCGTGCTCTCGCTGGATCCGCGCATCTACTGGAAGCGCGCGAAGCCGCTCTTCCTCGAGGGCTCGCCCGAGGAGGCCGAGCAGACCGCGCTCGACGGCGAGAGCATCGTGATCTCCGAGAACCTCTCGCGCCGGCGCCACCTGCACAAGGGCGACGCGCTCGATCTGCAGACGCCGTCGGGCATGCGGCACTACCAGATTCGCGGCGTCATCTACGACTACACCAGCGACCAGGGCCTGTTGTGCATGAGCCGCGACATGTACCTGCGCGACTTCAAGGACCCGTTCGTGGACACCTTCGAGGTGTACGTCGACCACCCGGAGGACCGCGAGCGGGTGCGCAAGGCCATCACCGAGAAGTGGGGCCAGAAGTACGAGCTCTACGTGCTCACCAACGACGAGCTCCGCGCGGAGAGCACGGAGCTCATCGACCAGACCTTCGAGGTCACCTACGCCATGGAGGCGGTGGCGGTGCTGCTGGCGCTGCTGGGCGTGGTGAACACGCTGCTCGCCGCGGTGATCGACCGCACCCGCGAGCTTGGCCTGTTGCGTGCCGTGGGCGCCACGCGCGGCCAGGTGGTGCGCACCATCGCCGCCGAGGCCGGTTG contains the following coding sequences:
- a CDS encoding protein BatD encodes the protein MLIASPAHAQDVEFYDTLNANEVQLGDVVILTVQISGNEEAVNAEFNIPQLFEFEVLTRHSSTSMRMSIVNGQSNVVRSKVLTLSLQPKRTGTLHIHPIEATVGGRTYRTSELALKVDPADPSARRKPPPQAQQQPDPFASFFGGQNPFAGMPGNDDDDNPQDPFGGMFGEGGPPRDSDLFLRATVDKKQAYLGEQVTYSIYLFARVDVSRVDNPKLPKLDAFWAEDLESPTNITGDVRTVNGVPYRVYLLKRRALFPLKAGKQTIDPVEVDVITGLSLFGNGHTAHRAAQALELNVLPLPAGAPAGFATTDVGQWRLNLAVQGSSPGAAVPAAVGQPVTIDLTLDGLGNLRNLAVPKLPSVRGLHVYDPTTTDKVTVVKNRFGGKRTLEYIVMPEQTGHFEIPAVTFPYFNPQTAKYETASAGPVQIDVGAALAGAGATGGNGAVAANPSAGQNVLGANLSRPIHTRAALAEAGLPLWTRPYFAPFLLAPFALLLGGAAVRGVRSRSGQEDPRKRVRSAQARARKRFKAADALLEKGDAGAYYGAVSKGLFDYLTDKLGFAAAGLTRDELVRRLTQAGAKDESVKAVGAVLDACDLGRFAPGSAAGRREVLEQASDAVAALEDQKLKPLAPEARA
- a CDS encoding SH3 domain-containing protein; translation: MKALLLALSLCAAHRYSQADAQQLFDAANAAYFKGDYDAAVSQYQKLAEDGWSSADLDYNLGTALLAQGKLGQSILALERARRLAPADEDVAANLERARHELVDKVAGAGEEPFVARVAAILPVALVGWAFVAAWACFWLGFFGRRWAKGAATALATLGALAAVASGALLGVQWYEREQMHEAVVIGQTVPAREGPNGSSKVSFELHEGTELRIIDREGSFLRVRLRNGLEGWADATGVEEI
- a CDS encoding ABC transporter ATP-binding protein, with product MIELVDVQKVYRRGQSEVHALRGVNLTVPDGQFLSIMGPSGSGKSTLLNVLGALDVPSTGKIRIEGKELEKLDDKALSIFRRDRIGFVFQFFNLLPTLTAIENVMLPSLLAGAPRQAIAARAQELLERVGLGKRMQHRPDELSGGEMQRVAVARALSTKPALLLADEPTGNLDSTASREILGLIREVTRERQVTVVMVTHDPQAAQVGDRLVRFADGRVVSDEAVAPLAAVSAGGH
- a CDS encoding ABC transporter permease, with the translated sequence MLRLFRLVSLRHFTLSPLRTALTVVGVAVGVAVMVAIAAVNRAVLESFRSMVDTVSGKADLSIALSKDRFDDALLDKVATVPGVAHSAGSLSFTFAVQGQPGEALYVLCTNFTDDGFFRNLRSAAGQPKLGDVVSFLNSTDELLLSERYAHEHGIKTGDKINLVTPKGVRPFNVRALLDDSGPATAFGGSFAVMDLYAAEAAFDLDHLIDRIDIAVKPGEDIDAVKARLQAVTGPAYEVERPERRGGSVQKMLMSFQLGLNMGSALALLVGIFLVYNTISIGVVQRRREIGTLRALGASGNLMRGLFTLEAALLGTVGSALGIPLGWVIGSKAIAGVSDAISSIYIQVHATDVRLAHMDVAVAMASGILGSCFAAFRPASAAANVQPVEAMRRDVSLSTQSASQDRFQILLGIGLLVLACGLVYLPPPTENFPLGGYLAIFAVLMGMTSLTPPIIRRSRALLMPPAQALAGVPGRLAADNFSRAPGRSAVPVAALSIGIAMTIAVGGFIGSFKVATQRWLRANVPSDLFVTSSYKVAGVRNVPMPEAIAKDIDTIPGVSATDRVRLLQHDFSGLRIFVLSLDPRIYWKRAKPLFLEGSPEEAEQTALDGESIVISENLSRRRHLHKGDALDLQTPSGMRHYQIRGVIYDYTSDQGLLCMSRDMYLRDFKDPFVDTFEVYVDHPEDRERVRKAITEKWGQKYELYVLTNDELRAESTELIDQTFEVTYAMEAVAVLLALLGVVNTLLAAVIDRTRELGLLRAVGATRGQVVRTIAAEAGCMGLIGAAIGTLDGTALAKVLLFAVGLQGTGWDIPLSFPWFTAISMGLAAVACAMGAGLYPARRAAKLDVVEALAWE